In Alicyclobacillus macrosporangiidus CPP55, a single window of DNA contains:
- the neuB gene encoding N-acetylneuraminate synthase, whose amino-acid sequence MAHSRTLIVAEIGVNHNGSLDLAKQLVDAAVAAGADAVKFQTFLSENLVRTDAPKPEYQRQTTAANESQYDMLRRVQLSAEAYRQLHAHCRHQRIGFLSTPFDNESVDLLVRDLGVSMLKISSGDVTNAPLLLKAAQSQRKLILSTGMCTLGEVEQALAVLAFGFTQPPGARPSLSEMRRAYSSEAGQRALAERVILLHATSEYPAPFRDVNLRAMDTLAAAFQLPVGLSDHTPGIAVAVAAVARGAVVIEKHLTLDRRMEGPDHRASLEPDEFHTLVQAVRQVEDALGSPAKLPTMGEQKTAELVRRSIVAARLIQTGEVYSEDNLAVKRPGHGLSPMYYWELIGKTAAKTFHKDEMIR is encoded by the coding sequence ATGGCCCATTCGCGCACCTTGATTGTGGCTGAGATTGGTGTCAACCACAACGGCTCGTTGGATTTGGCCAAGCAGCTGGTCGATGCCGCAGTCGCAGCGGGAGCAGATGCGGTGAAATTTCAAACCTTTCTATCAGAAAATTTGGTGCGCACTGATGCACCCAAACCTGAGTATCAAAGACAGACGACAGCCGCGAACGAATCCCAGTATGACATGCTGCGCAGAGTCCAACTGTCCGCCGAAGCGTATCGACAATTGCATGCCCACTGTCGACACCAGCGAATTGGCTTTCTGTCGACACCGTTCGACAACGAAAGCGTAGACTTGTTGGTCCGCGATCTCGGTGTCTCCATGCTCAAAATTTCGTCAGGGGATGTCACGAACGCGCCCTTGTTGTTGAAAGCTGCGCAATCTCAGCGGAAGCTAATTCTGTCCACCGGAATGTGCACACTAGGAGAAGTTGAACAGGCCCTGGCGGTACTCGCTTTTGGATTTACGCAACCGCCTGGCGCTCGGCCCAGTTTATCTGAAATGCGTCGCGCGTACAGTTCTGAGGCGGGTCAGCGGGCACTGGCGGAACGGGTGATCCTGTTACACGCCACGTCGGAATACCCTGCCCCATTTCGGGATGTGAACTTACGCGCCATGGACACCCTGGCTGCAGCATTCCAACTCCCCGTCGGACTGTCTGACCATACGCCTGGCATCGCGGTGGCGGTTGCGGCGGTCGCGCGGGGAGCCGTCGTGATCGAAAAGCACCTCACACTAGACCGGAGAATGGAAGGACCGGACCACCGAGCGTCTTTGGAGCCGGATGAGTTTCACACTTTGGTTCAGGCCGTCAGACAAGTGGAGGATGCGTTGGGATCGCCCGCCAAACTGCCCACGATGGGGGAGCAAAAAACCGCTGAGTTGGTTCGCCGGAGCATTGTGGCGGCTCGCCTCATTCAAACCGGAGAGGTGTACTCCGAAGACAATCTTGCCGTCAAACGGCCTGGCCATGGTTTGTCTCCCATGTATTACTGGGAGTTGATTGGCAAGACAGCGGCGAAAACCTTTCACAAGGACGAGATGATCCGGTGA
- a CDS encoding transposase — MPGRKWTVDEKMNVVLEGMMPGANISEVCRRHGVAQSLYYRWREAFLAGGRAGLQSGPSTREQELEKELQEARAKIGELTMQVDVLRKKSNWGRK; from the coding sequence ATGCCGGGACGTAAGTGGACAGTGGACGAAAAGATGAACGTCGTGCTCGAGGGCATGATGCCCGGTGCGAACATCAGCGAGGTATGTCGGCGGCATGGCGTGGCCCAGAGTCTGTATTACAGGTGGCGTGAAGCGTTCCTGGCTGGTGGACGGGCTGGACTTCAGTCCGGACCCTCTACGAGGGAGCAGGAGCTGGAGAAGGAGTTGCAGGAGGCTCGGGCTAAGATCGGTGAACTTACGATGCAGGTGGATGTGTTGCGAAAAAAATCGAATTGGGGCCGGAAGTAA
- a CDS encoding IS3 family transposase has translation MVCQLAKEGFPVPVIAKALGLNRTYCYSLLKPPVPKPKRPPVDKDTLVKQWIRKLCEEFPTYGYRRIQVMLRRRYNLRVNHKRVYRLMNEMELLVKSPRKGASRAKRRGKIPVTRSNEHFQCDMTKVWCGKDGWGYLFAVIDAYDREIVGYSFSRFCRTEDLLKAVDMALNYRFPNGVQGAGLTLRTDNGCQMTSRRFIQAMKVCQINHERTGYNNPDADAHIERFFRSLKEEEVWLQEYSSFAEAKAAIESYIHFYNTDRPHSALGYRSPLEFRNWKMQQNAA, from the coding sequence TTGGTCTGTCAGCTCGCCAAAGAAGGGTTTCCGGTCCCAGTGATTGCAAAAGCGTTAGGGCTGAACCGGACGTACTGTTACAGCTTGCTGAAGCCGCCTGTGCCAAAGCCGAAGCGGCCTCCTGTGGACAAGGACACTCTGGTCAAACAGTGGATTCGGAAACTGTGCGAAGAATTCCCCACGTACGGATATCGGAGAATCCAAGTCATGCTGCGTCGCCGATACAACCTGCGGGTGAACCATAAGCGGGTGTATCGGCTGATGAATGAAATGGAGCTGCTGGTGAAATCTCCGAGGAAGGGCGCTTCACGAGCGAAACGGCGAGGGAAGATACCGGTCACCAGGTCCAACGAGCATTTCCAGTGCGACATGACGAAGGTGTGGTGTGGGAAAGACGGATGGGGATATCTGTTTGCCGTGATTGACGCTTATGACCGGGAGATTGTGGGGTACTCGTTTTCCCGGTTCTGCCGTACGGAGGACCTGCTGAAGGCTGTGGATATGGCGCTGAACTATCGCTTCCCGAACGGCGTTCAAGGTGCCGGTTTGACATTACGAACGGACAATGGCTGCCAGATGACGAGTCGACGGTTCATCCAAGCGATGAAGGTCTGCCAAATCAACCACGAGCGGACGGGGTACAACAACCCCGATGCTGACGCACACATCGAGCGATTCTTCCGGTCGCTGAAGGAGGAGGAGGTCTGGCTGCAGGAATACAGCAGCTTTGCAGAGGCGAAAGCGGCGATTGAGTCGTACATTCACTTTTACAACACGGATCGACCGCATTCCGCACTAGGTTATCGCTCGCCGTTGGAATTCAGAAATTGGAAAATGCAACAAAACGCAGCGTGA
- a CDS encoding ExeA family protein, which translates to MRFLLNFRMDAQSPMALILVGQSELWERLNLQAYAAIRQRIDIQCKLPYYDRAEVGEYIRRHLAYAGAEHDIFSDKAIDEVYRFSSGAARMINKVCTHCLMYGAQTKHRIIDDHIVNLVIQGELT; encoded by the coding sequence GTGCGCTTCCTGCTCAACTTCCGCATGGACGCGCAAAGCCCCATGGCGCTCATCCTGGTCGGGCAGAGCGAACTCTGGGAGCGTCTAAACCTCCAGGCGTACGCCGCCATCCGCCAACGAATCGACATACAGTGCAAGCTTCCGTATTACGACCGGGCAGAGGTCGGTGAGTACATCCGACGTCACCTGGCCTATGCCGGGGCCGAGCACGATATTTTCTCGGACAAGGCCATCGATGAGGTTTATCGATTCTCCAGTGGCGCAGCACGCATGATCAACAAGGTGTGCACGCACTGCCTCATGTACGGTGCCCAGACGAAGCACCGGATCATTGATGATCACATCGTGAATCTGGTCATACAGGGGGAGTTGACATGA
- a CDS encoding DDE-type integrase/transposase/recombinase, producing MKDSRKAEEIAANRVQMLSRLLADGLDAGRARQIRAEICAQTGLSERTIRRYLAQYRKEGFEGLKPKAKVYQRPDAIPESLLEQAILLRREVPTRSISQIIQILEWEGYAKPGQIKRSTLQEKLAERGYSSRQMRMYAATGTAARRFQRRHRNELWQSDIKFGPYLPIGPGGARKQVYLVVFLDDATRYVLHAEFYPTLDQAIVEDCFRQAIQKYGAPDSVYFDNGKQYRTRWMARTCSKLGIRLLYTKPYAAESKGKVEKFNRTVDSFLSEIALDKPQTLEELNQKFSVWLSECYQNKPHAALSTDNQSISPETAYRSDRKALRFVEPEVLANAFLHAETRKVDKSGCISFMDRKYEVGLSFIGCTVDVIYDPADISEVTIEYEGYEPWKARPMVIGERAGKRPKLPEHLGPQPADASRLLGAAQKQHEQRQHRQARAISYTSAWNEVKGDV from the coding sequence ATGAAAGATTCGAGGAAGGCGGAGGAAATCGCCGCAAATCGGGTGCAGATGCTGTCTCGGCTGCTTGCAGATGGCCTGGATGCAGGCCGTGCGCGACAGATCAGGGCTGAGATCTGCGCACAAACGGGTCTCTCAGAACGAACCATTCGTCGGTATCTGGCCCAGTACCGCAAGGAAGGTTTCGAGGGCCTCAAGCCAAAAGCCAAAGTGTATCAAAGACCAGACGCCATCCCGGAGTCGCTTCTGGAACAGGCCATCTTGCTGCGACGGGAGGTTCCCACGCGCAGCATCTCCCAAATCATTCAGATCCTTGAGTGGGAGGGGTATGCAAAGCCGGGCCAGATCAAGCGCAGCACCCTGCAGGAGAAGTTGGCAGAGCGGGGGTATAGCTCCCGTCAGATGCGGATGTACGCCGCAACCGGTACAGCCGCCCGCCGGTTTCAGCGTCGGCATCGAAATGAATTGTGGCAGTCGGACATCAAGTTCGGCCCGTATCTGCCCATCGGGCCTGGCGGCGCAAGGAAACAGGTCTACCTCGTCGTGTTCCTGGACGACGCCACGCGGTACGTACTCCATGCCGAGTTCTACCCCACCCTCGACCAGGCCATCGTGGAAGATTGTTTTCGCCAAGCCATCCAGAAATACGGCGCCCCGGATTCTGTGTACTTCGACAACGGAAAACAGTACCGAACCCGTTGGATGGCCCGGACCTGTTCCAAGCTTGGGATACGGCTCCTCTACACCAAGCCGTACGCTGCCGAGAGTAAGGGCAAGGTAGAGAAATTCAATCGGACGGTCGATTCATTTCTCAGCGAGATTGCCCTGGACAAACCGCAGACACTGGAAGAACTGAATCAGAAGTTCTCCGTATGGCTGTCGGAATGCTACCAGAACAAGCCGCACGCCGCGCTTTCCACAGACAATCAGTCCATAAGCCCAGAGACGGCGTACCGTAGTGACCGTAAGGCGCTGCGATTTGTCGAGCCGGAGGTCCTCGCCAATGCGTTCCTGCATGCCGAGACGCGCAAAGTGGACAAATCCGGGTGCATCAGTTTCATGGACCGGAAGTATGAGGTGGGGTTGTCGTTCATCGGTTGCACGGTGGACGTCATTTACGATCCGGCAGACATCAGCGAGGTGACCATCGAGTACGAGGGATATGAACCGTGGAAAGCTCGCCCCATGGTCATCGGTGAGCGGGCTGGCAAACGACCCAAGTTGCCGGAACACTTGGGGCCCCAACCAGCAGACGCCTCCAGGCTGCTGGGCGCTGCGCAAAAACAGCATGAGCAACGTCAACACAGACAGGCACGGGCCATCTCCTACACCTCCGCGTGGAACGAGGTGAAGGGAGATGTTTGA
- the neuC gene encoding UDP-N-acetylglucosamine 2-epimerase: protein MAKASICVVTGSRAEYGLLYGVMREVEADPELDLQVVATGMHLSPEFGLTVQSIQADGFEMTEQIEMLVSSDTPVGMTKSIGLGVIGFADALQRLRPDIVIVLGDRFEIFAAALAAYIARIPIAHIGGGDVTEGALDEAIRHSITKMASLHFVTNEASRRRVCQLGEDPARVFNVGHPGIDRIVRLTLLSRDELERALGFRFLSRNLLVTFHPVTLGNRDSTAEFAELLDALDQLGEKTGILFTKPNADPHGRRLAEMVDEFVRDHPNAKAYSSLGQQYYFSVVKWVDAVVGNSSSGICEVPALGKPTVDIGDRQKGRLRGNSVIHCEARREAILRAIEAAYQFDGSNVENPYGDGTSSQKIVQELRRHLQSGQSQPKHFYEVGS, encoded by the coding sequence ATGGCGAAGGCTAGCATCTGTGTGGTCACAGGTAGCCGCGCAGAGTACGGTTTGTTGTACGGCGTGATGCGAGAGGTCGAGGCGGACCCAGAGCTTGACCTGCAAGTTGTCGCGACAGGCATGCACCTCTCACCGGAATTCGGCTTGACGGTCCAATCCATTCAGGCAGATGGGTTTGAAATGACAGAACAGATCGAGATGCTTGTGTCGAGTGATACTCCGGTCGGTATGACCAAATCTATCGGCCTTGGGGTGATTGGGTTTGCGGACGCCCTGCAGAGGCTGCGTCCGGATATCGTCATCGTACTTGGGGATCGTTTTGAAATATTCGCTGCGGCACTGGCCGCGTACATTGCGCGCATACCCATCGCGCACATCGGGGGAGGAGACGTGACCGAGGGAGCTCTTGATGAAGCCATCCGGCACAGCATTACGAAGATGGCATCCCTTCATTTCGTGACGAATGAGGCCTCGCGTCGGCGCGTGTGTCAACTCGGTGAGGATCCAGCCCGTGTCTTCAATGTCGGTCACCCTGGTATCGATCGCATTGTGCGGTTGACGCTGCTGTCTCGAGATGAGCTGGAACGCGCGTTGGGGTTTCGCTTTTTATCACGAAACCTCCTGGTGACATTCCATCCAGTCACGCTGGGAAACAGGGATTCGACGGCAGAGTTTGCCGAACTGCTGGACGCACTGGACCAGCTTGGAGAGAAAACGGGCATCTTGTTCACCAAGCCGAACGCGGACCCCCATGGACGCAGGCTCGCCGAAATGGTCGACGAATTTGTACGCGACCACCCAAATGCCAAAGCTTATTCTTCACTCGGGCAACAGTACTATTTCAGCGTCGTCAAGTGGGTCGACGCGGTGGTCGGGAATTCTTCCAGCGGCATTTGTGAGGTTCCTGCCTTAGGGAAGCCGACAGTGGACATCGGAGATCGACAGAAAGGAAGGCTGAGAGGAAATTCGGTCATTCATTGTGAAGCCCGCAGAGAGGCGATTCTCCGGGCCATTGAGGCGGCTTACCAATTCGATGGTTCAAATGTAGAGAACCCGTACGGCGACGGAACAAGCAGCCAAAAAATAGTACAGGAGTTAAGGCGTCACTTGCAGTCTGGACAGAGCCAGCCCAAACACTTTTACGAGGTGGGAAGCTAA
- a CDS encoding tyrosine-type recombinase/integrase: MVEREYIRKRYDVASRRIRERTRDDYEIATSQYLVPRIGHIKLSELRPHQVQKAYNDIETNNGPHIARKCHAILHSALSQAEKWGSVARNGASLAEPPKVPRREMRPLSPEEGSKFIVAIQGNRYGAYFLLLLGTGMRPGEALALTWDDVDLENGVIQINKALSTGRPKLCMGEGKTAKSRRSVVITPNTVATLKAHKAHKSEKPCPD, encoded by the coding sequence ATGGTCGAGAGGGAGTATATCAGAAAGCGGTATGATGTGGCTTCCAGAAGGATTCGTGAGCGAACCCGAGATGATTATGAGATTGCAACATCTCAGTACCTCGTCCCCCGCATTGGTCATATCAAGCTCTCCGAATTAAGGCCACACCAGGTTCAGAAAGCGTATAACGACATCGAAACAAACAACGGACCGCACATCGCGCGAAAATGTCATGCCATATTGCATTCCGCCTTGTCTCAAGCTGAGAAATGGGGATCGGTGGCCCGTAATGGTGCTTCCCTGGCTGAGCCACCGAAAGTCCCGCGCCGCGAGATGCGGCCGTTATCACCGGAAGAAGGCAGCAAGTTCATCGTAGCCATACAGGGCAATCGTTACGGTGCGTACTTCCTGCTGCTGCTCGGCACGGGGATGAGGCCAGGAGAGGCGCTGGCATTAACATGGGATGACGTAGACCTGGAGAACGGCGTAATCCAGATCAACAAAGCCCTGAGCACTGGACGGCCAAAATTGTGCATGGGCGAGGGAAAGACCGCAAAGTCCCGAAGAAGTGTAGTCATAACACCCAACACCGTGGCAACTTTGAAGGCGCACAAGGCGCACAAATCTGAAAAGCCTTGTCCTGATTAG
- a CDS encoding LegC family aminotransferase, with translation MIKAQMINDILCRLRSVLPNTDTQIALHEPDFDGRECVFIKECLDRRWVSSVGGFVERFEADLASYTGVKHAIATVNGTAALHICLLVAGVEPGDEVLVPALTFVATANAVSYCGGIPHLVDCSEETLGMDPTKLESYLQDVAEIRPDGCWNRMSGRRMKALVPIHTFGHPVDLDPLAELCRRYKLQLIEDAAEALGSFYKGRHTGNWGKMSALSFNGNKIVTTGGGGAILTNDDELARMARHLTTVAKLPHPWKFVHDQIGYNYRMPNLNAALGIAQLQRLPDLLRRKRELASAYHKAFDGAQGYRCFKEPPFATSNYWLNALILDESFADCFDELLERTNREGIMTRPFWTPLHQLEMYKNCPRMDLSVAESLAGRTVNLPSSSFLGGFHGEG, from the coding sequence ATGATCAAAGCGCAAATGATCAACGACATCTTGTGCCGGTTGCGGAGTGTTCTTCCCAACACGGATACGCAGATAGCCCTGCACGAGCCTGATTTCGACGGAAGAGAGTGTGTATTTATCAAAGAGTGCCTGGATCGGCGTTGGGTGTCTTCCGTCGGTGGGTTTGTCGAGCGATTTGAGGCTGACTTGGCGTCATACACGGGTGTCAAGCATGCTATCGCCACGGTGAATGGCACAGCCGCGTTGCACATTTGCTTGCTCGTCGCGGGTGTCGAACCAGGCGATGAGGTGTTGGTTCCCGCGCTGACGTTCGTGGCCACAGCCAACGCGGTCTCGTATTGTGGCGGCATCCCTCACCTGGTCGATTGCTCGGAAGAAACACTGGGCATGGACCCGACGAAGCTGGAATCTTACCTCCAGGACGTGGCTGAGATTCGACCGGACGGCTGTTGGAATCGTATGAGTGGACGGCGGATGAAAGCCCTGGTGCCGATTCACACGTTTGGGCATCCGGTGGATTTAGACCCGCTCGCAGAGTTGTGCCGCCGGTACAAATTGCAACTTATTGAAGATGCAGCGGAGGCGTTGGGCAGCTTCTATAAAGGCCGCCACACTGGGAATTGGGGGAAAATGTCTGCCTTGAGCTTCAACGGAAACAAGATCGTGACGACTGGTGGAGGGGGAGCGATTCTCACAAACGACGACGAATTGGCGCGCATGGCAAGGCATCTCACCACGGTGGCGAAGTTACCGCATCCATGGAAGTTCGTCCATGATCAGATTGGGTACAATTACCGGATGCCGAATCTGAACGCGGCCTTGGGAATTGCGCAATTGCAGCGCTTGCCAGACTTGCTGCGTCGTAAGCGCGAACTGGCGTCCGCGTATCACAAGGCATTTGACGGGGCTCAAGGTTATCGTTGTTTCAAGGAACCACCATTTGCAACGAGCAATTACTGGCTCAACGCATTGATTTTGGACGAATCGTTTGCAGACTGCTTCGACGAATTGCTCGAGCGCACGAATCGTGAGGGTATCATGACACGGCCGTTTTGGACGCCCCTGCATCAGTTGGAGATGTACAAAAATTGTCCACGCATGGATCTGTCTGTGGCAGAGAGTTTGGCAGGGCGGACGGTGAATCTACCAAGCAGTTCGTTTCTGGGAGGATTTCATGGCGAAGGCTAG
- a CDS encoding IS3 family transposase, which produces MVCQLAKEGFPVPVIAKALGLNRTYCYSLLKPPVPKPNRPPVDKDALVKQWIRKLCEEFPTYGYRRIQVMLRRRYNLRVNHKRVYRLMKEMGLLVKSPRKGASRAKRRGKIPVTRSNEHFQCDMTKVWCGKDGWGYLFAVIDAYDREIVGYSFSRFCRTEDLLKAVDMALNYRFPNGVQGAGLTLRTDNGCQMTSRRFIEAMKACQINHERTGYNNPDADGYIERFFRSLKEEEVWLQEYSSFAEAKAAIESYIHFYNTDRPHSALGYRSPLEFRNWKMQQNAA; this is translated from the coding sequence TTGGTCTGTCAGCTCGCCAAAGAAGGGTTTCCGGTCCCAGTGATTGCAAAAGCGTTAGGGCTGAACCGGACGTACTGTTACAGCTTGCTGAAGCCGCCTGTGCCAAAGCCGAACCGGCCTCCTGTGGACAAGGACGCTCTGGTCAAACAGTGGATTCGGAAACTGTGCGAAGAATTCCCCACGTACGGATACCGGCGAATCCAAGTCATGCTGCGTCGCCGATACAACCTGCGGGTGAACCATAAGCGGGTGTATCGGCTGATGAAGGAAATGGGGCTGCTGGTGAAATCTCCGAGGAAGGGCGCTTCACGAGCGAAACGGCGAGGGAAGATACCGGTCACCAGGTCCAACGAGCATTTCCAGTGCGACATGACGAAGGTGTGGTGTGGGAAAGACGGATGGGGATATCTGTTTGCCGTGATTGACGCTTATGACCGGGAGATTGTGGGGTACTCGTTTTCCCGGTTCTGCCGTACGGAGGACCTGCTGAAGGCTGTGGATATGGCGCTGAACTATCGCTTCCCGAATGGCGTTCAAGGTGCCGGTTTGACATTACGAACGGACAATGGCTGCCAGATGACGAGTCGACGGTTCATCGAAGCGATGAAGGCCTGCCAAATCAACCACGAGCGGACGGGGTACAACAACCCTGATGCTGACGGATACATCGAGCGATTCTTCCGGTCGCTGAAGGAGGAGGAGGTCTGGCTGCAGGAATACAGCAGCTTTGCCGAGGCGAAAGCGGCGATTGAGTCGTACATTCACTTTTACAACACGGACCGACCACATTCCGCACTAGGTTATCGCTCGCCGTTGGAATTCAGAAATTGGAAAATGCAACAAAACGCAGCGTGA
- a CDS encoding ATP-binding protein produces MFESFYEFRHTPFARNIPAGELYTSPSLEDTLGRLSYAAQRQLFCVVTGDCGTGKTTTIRRFAETLDSAKYQVLYLSDSKLTPRHFYKGLLEQLGCESKFYRGDAKRQLHREIELMRGIHHVQPVCVVDEAY; encoded by the coding sequence ATGTTTGAGTCATTCTACGAGTTTAGGCACACCCCGTTCGCCAGAAACATTCCGGCCGGAGAGCTCTACACATCGCCATCGTTGGAGGACACGCTGGGGCGGCTTTCCTACGCGGCGCAGCGGCAACTGTTCTGTGTCGTCACCGGGGACTGCGGAACGGGAAAGACCACGACCATTCGCCGTTTTGCGGAGACACTGGATAGTGCCAAGTACCAGGTCCTCTACCTGTCAGACTCGAAACTCACGCCTCGCCACTTCTACAAAGGACTGTTAGAGCAGCTCGGGTGTGAGTCCAAGTTCTACCGCGGCGACGCAAAGCGACAATTGCATCGCGAGATAGAACTCATGCGCGGCATTCACCACGTGCAGCCCGTTTGCGTCGTAGACGAAGCGTATTGA
- a CDS encoding NAD-dependent 4,6-dehydratase LegB encodes MELAQQRVLVTGADGFIGSHLVEELIRVGADVRAFVFYNAFNSFGWLDHLPNPIKSQVDIVSGDIRDPYVVREALRGRDIVFHLAALVGVPYSFHAPQTYVDTNIKGTLNVLQAARELEVKRVIHTSTSEVYGTARFVPITEEHPLHGQSPYAATKIAADQLALSFYHAFGVHVSIIRPFNTYGPRQSLRAVIPTIIAQMATGARRIKLGSLRPTRDFTYVKDTVRGFTAMAQSDSSVGQVINIGSNYEISIGDLVQLITEVMGVEAEVEVDTDRLRPLTSEVERLWADNSKARQLLGWTPEYHGRDGLKHGLRETVAWFTDRANLRGYKPYMYNL; translated from the coding sequence GTGGAGCTCGCCCAGCAAAGAGTGCTGGTCACCGGGGCAGATGGGTTCATCGGCTCACACCTGGTTGAAGAACTGATCCGTGTGGGTGCTGACGTGAGAGCGTTCGTTTTTTACAATGCCTTTAATTCGTTTGGGTGGCTTGATCACCTGCCGAATCCCATCAAATCACAGGTCGACATCGTCTCAGGAGACATACGCGATCCGTACGTAGTCAGAGAGGCGCTTCGTGGTCGGGACATTGTCTTTCACTTGGCTGCATTGGTTGGGGTGCCGTACTCTTTTCACGCGCCGCAGACGTACGTGGACACGAACATCAAGGGCACATTGAACGTTCTCCAAGCAGCTCGCGAGCTGGAGGTCAAGCGGGTCATTCACACTTCAACCAGTGAAGTTTACGGCACCGCTCGATTTGTGCCGATCACCGAGGAACATCCCTTGCACGGTCAATCACCCTATGCGGCCACCAAGATCGCAGCGGACCAGTTGGCGTTGTCTTTTTACCATGCGTTCGGCGTACATGTTTCCATCATTCGCCCTTTCAACACATACGGTCCCAGGCAGTCTCTGCGAGCCGTCATACCGACCATCATCGCGCAAATGGCGACAGGGGCGAGGAGGATTAAACTGGGGTCCCTTCGGCCCACCCGCGACTTTACGTATGTGAAAGACACGGTCCGCGGATTCACCGCGATGGCGCAGTCGGACTCATCTGTTGGCCAAGTGATAAACATTGGCAGCAACTATGAGATCTCAATTGGCGATCTCGTGCAATTGATCACTGAGGTGATGGGGGTTGAAGCGGAAGTGGAAGTGGACACGGATCGACTGCGCCCGTTGACCAGCGAGGTGGAACGCCTATGGGCGGATAACTCGAAAGCCCGACAACTCCTCGGCTGGACTCCTGAATACCACGGGCGCGATGGATTGAAGCATGGCTTGCGGGAAACGGTGGCATGGTTTACGGATCGAGCAAATCTTCGCGGCTATAAGCCGTATATGTACAACCTATGA
- a CDS encoding cation diffusion facilitator family transporter, which produces MSSHAASVKKGVIIELISVVWMIIEAGVAIGSGIIAHALSLVAFGTDSVIELIAGGVLLWRLTIEANRVSLARVKQAEKVSSWVVGIALLMLAVYIVVASVDKLWTHQGAESSYVGISLAIASGIIMPYLSRAKKRIGSEIGSKALRSDGACSMVCAYMAWTVLGGVVLTALFGWWWVDSIAALALVYFVVKEGWEAVQEARGYEHACGCGRCH; this is translated from the coding sequence ATGTCTTCACACGCCGCTTCCGTGAAAAAAGGTGTCATCATTGAGCTTATTTCGGTTGTTTGGATGATCATTGAAGCAGGGGTCGCGATTGGTTCGGGTATCATTGCTCATGCTTTATCCTTGGTCGCCTTCGGTACAGACAGCGTAATCGAACTTATTGCGGGTGGGGTTTTGCTTTGGAGATTGACGATTGAAGCGAACAGGGTAAGCCTGGCACGGGTAAAACAGGCGGAAAAGGTGTCATCATGGGTTGTTGGGATTGCTTTGCTGATGCTTGCAGTCTACATCGTGGTGGCTTCCGTTGACAAGCTGTGGACACATCAAGGTGCGGAATCAAGTTATGTTGGTATCAGCTTAGCGATTGCTTCGGGTATCATCATGCCTTATCTATCCCGTGCCAAAAAACGGATTGGTTCTGAAATCGGCAGTAAGGCGTTACGCTCAGACGGGGCGTGCAGCATGGTCTGTGCTTATATGGCTTGGACCGTTCTGGGTGGCGTGGTCTTGACCGCATTGTTCGGCTGGTGGTGGGTTGATTCAATCGCTGCCTTGGCGTTGGTCTACTTCGTTGTCAAAGAAGGTTGGGAAGCCGTCCAAGAAGCACGTGGATACGAACATGCTTGCGGTTGTGGGCGTTGTCATTAA
- a CDS encoding DUF5348 domain-containing protein, whose amino-acid sequence MTRRTAKRGTLRYDRQSDRFSVQCGDDSVSLHCGEVIGLRIGRQFVWGRLEMDMAGSWCIIFPGSTDGKSTVLTLRKAATYDAKIYV is encoded by the coding sequence ATGACCAGGCGAACTGCAAAGCGCGGCACCCTGCGTTACGACAGACAGTCGGACCGGTTCTCGGTTCAGTGTGGGGACGACTCCGTGTCTTTGCACTGTGGAGAAGTGATTGGTTTGCGAATAGGCAGGCAGTTTGTATGGGGACGGCTGGAGATGGACATGGCGGGCAGTTGGTGCATCATCTTTCCCGGGTCGACGGATGGCAAATCAACGGTGCTCACGTTAAGAAAAGCGGCAACCTACGACGCCAAGATCTATGTGTAA
- a CDS encoding transposase — MPGRKWTVDEKMNIVLEGMMPGANISEVCRRHGVAQSLYYKWREAFLAGGRAGLQSGPSTREQELEKELQEARAKIGELTMQVDVLRKKSNWGRK, encoded by the coding sequence ATGCCGGGACGTAAGTGGACAGTGGACGAGAAGATGAACATCGTGCTCGAGGGCATGATGCCCGGTGCCAACATCAGCGAGGTATGTCGACGGCATGGAGTGGCCCAGAGTCTGTATTACAAGTGGCGTGAAGCGTTCCTGGCTGGTGGACGGGCTGGACTTCAGTCCGGACCCTCCACGAGGGAGCAGGAGCTGGAGAAGGAGTTGCAGGAGGCTCGGGCTAAGATCGGTGAACTTACGATGCAGGTGGATGTGTTGCGAAAAAAATCGAATTGGGGCCGGAAGTAA